In one Euleptes europaea isolate rEulEur1 chromosome 12, rEulEur1.hap1, whole genome shotgun sequence genomic region, the following are encoded:
- the LOC130485577 gene encoding olfactory receptor 51V1-like, with the protein MALLTPANHSTTLFTLRGFPGVEAAHCWIGLPIFSAYLFAVLGNCAILYIIRAEPSLHQPMYYFLAMLATTDLGLCLTTVPTVMGVLWFQLRKISRRSCITQIFIIHTFSFMESAVLFAMALDRFLAICVPLRYTALLTTSRVARIGLVLLLRSTLLLIPSLYFLLQFPYCPVATLSHSYCVHQDVIRLACADTTITSYYGLTLILLTMGSDLLFILISYSLILKAVLGMASGNEGHHKALGTCVSHLCAVLVFYIPVLGLSVAHRFGKHTSPFLHIIMGNIYILLPPLMNPVIYSIKTKQIYSRIMRIVSFKRG; encoded by the coding sequence ATGGCACTGTTAACTCCCGCCAACCACAGCACCACACTGTTTACCCTGCGTGGCTTCCCAGGGGTGGAGGCAGCACACTGTTGGATTGGCCTCCCCATCTTTTCCGCCTACCTGTTCGCGGTGCTGGGTAACTGCGCCATTCTGTACATCATCCGGGCAGAGCCCAGTCTGCACCAGCCCATGTATTACTTCCTGGCCATGCTGGCTACCACCGACCTGGGACTCTGCCTCACCACGGTGCCCACCGTCATGGGGGTCCTCTGGTTCCAGCTGAGGAAGATCAGCAGGCGGAGCTGCATTACTCAGATTTTCATCATCCACACTTTCTCCTTCATGGAGTCGGCGGTGCTCTTTGCCATGGCTCTGGACCGCTTCCTGGCCATCTGCGTCCCTCTGAGGTACACGGCTCTGCTGACCACCAGTAGAGTGGCCAGAATTGGTCTGGTCCTCCTGCTGAGAAGCACCCTGCTCTTAATTCCCTCCCTGTATTTCCTCCTGCAGTTTCCCTACTGTCCAGTTGCAACCCTTTCTCACTCCTACTGTGTGCACCAAGATGTGATCCGCCTGGCATGTGCCGACACCACCATCACCAGTTACTATGGCCTCACCCTCATCCTCCTCACCATGGGCTCTGATCTCCTCTTCATCCTTATTTCCTATAGCCTGATCCTGAAGGCGGTCCTGGGAATGGCCTCTGGGAACGAAGGCCACCACAAGGCCCTGGGCACCTGCGTCTCCCACCTCTGTGCCGTCCTGGTCTTCTACATTCCAGTGCTCGGGCTGTCCGTTGCGCACCGGTTTGGCAAGCATACGTCTCCCTTTCTCCACATCATCATGGGGAACATCTACATTCTCCTCCCACCCCTGATGAACCCCGTCATTTACAGCATCAAAACAAAGCAGATTTACAGCAGGATCATGAGAATAGTTTCGTTCAAGAGAGGCTGA